One segment of Amycolatopsis alba DSM 44262 DNA contains the following:
- a CDS encoding CHAD domain-containing protein: MSATVVTAPGTVYFDTVSLRQRPTAARRPARRVLPHLARAVAGRVDARVSGIAALPAGPDRDRAVHGVRKAAKRLRYALEAGAEALPVEAKPALRAFQDLLGEFQDAVVARELLSALEVADGTLTAVQAQETANADRCVAALPKAWRELRDALRPLWTWCAGRCEGRKSLAQGHFDAIRRTRRTRTVGREPVRSGR; encoded by the coding sequence ATGAGCGCGACCGTCGTGACCGCACCCGGCACCGTGTACTTCGATACGGTGTCTCTGCGGCAGCGGCCCACAGCGGCCCGGCGACCTGCCAGGCGAGTACTTCCTCACCTGGCTCGTGCGGTGGCCGGGAGAGTCGACGCTCGCGTGTCCGGGATCGCTGCGCTACCGGCCGGTCCGGACCGTGACCGCGCCGTTCACGGTGTGCGGAAAGCGGCCAAGCGGCTGCGGTACGCGTTGGAGGCAGGTGCCGAAGCGCTGCCGGTCGAGGCCAAGCCCGCACTGCGTGCCTTCCAGGACCTCCTCGGGGAATTCCAAGACGCTGTCGTCGCCCGCGAGCTCTTGAGCGCCTTGGAGGTCGCTGACGGTACCTTGACGGCGGTCCAGGCGCAGGAGACGGCCAACGCCGATCGATGCGTGGCCGCCCTGCCGAAGGCCTGGCGTGAACTCCGCGATGCCCTTCGTCCGTTATGGACCTGGTGCGCCGGGCGCTGCGAGGGACGAAAGTCCCTCGCCCAAGGGCACTTTGACGCCATCCGGCGGACGCGGCGCACTCGTACGGTCGGGCGGGAACCGGTCCGAAGTGGCCGGTGA
- the ppk2 gene encoding polyphosphate kinase 2 produces MAGKDKARIPRVTYERELLRLQAELVKLQEWVRHEGARLVVVFEGRDAAGKGSTIKRVTEHLNPRVVRIAALPKPTDRERTQWYFQRYIEYLPAAGEIVLFDRSWYNRAGVERVMGFCTPEEHRRFLQQCPIFERLLVDDGILLRKYWFSVSRDEQERRFRNRIDDPMRRWKLSAMDLRSVTQWEDYSRAKDDMFVHTDTAGSPWHVVESEEKRRGRLNMIAHLLSSVPYHDVVHEAVSLPARPESNGYCRPDRLLQNYVPDHAATLKEPKS; encoded by the coding sequence ATGGCCGGCAAGGACAAGGCGCGGATCCCGCGCGTGACGTACGAACGGGAACTGCTGCGGTTGCAGGCCGAGCTGGTCAAGCTTCAGGAGTGGGTGCGGCACGAGGGCGCCCGGCTGGTGGTGGTGTTCGAGGGAAGGGACGCGGCGGGGAAGGGGAGCACGATCAAGCGGGTCACCGAACATCTGAACCCGCGCGTCGTGCGGATCGCGGCTCTGCCGAAGCCTACCGATCGTGAACGGACGCAGTGGTATTTCCAGCGCTACATCGAATACCTGCCCGCGGCCGGTGAGATCGTGCTGTTCGACCGCAGCTGGTACAACCGTGCCGGCGTCGAGCGGGTGATGGGGTTCTGCACTCCCGAAGAACACAGGCGCTTCCTTCAGCAGTGCCCCATCTTCGAGCGGCTGCTGGTCGACGACGGCATCCTCCTGCGGAAGTACTGGTTCTCGGTCAGCCGGGACGAGCAGGAGCGGCGGTTCCGAAACCGGATCGACGATCCGATGCGTCGTTGGAAACTGTCCGCGATGGACCTGCGATCCGTGACGCAATGGGAGGACTACTCGCGGGCGAAGGACGACATGTTCGTGCATACCGATACCGCTGGCTCTCCTTGGCACGTGGTCGAAAGCGAGGAGAAGCGGCGCGGGCGGCTCAACATGATCGCGCACCTTCTCTCGAGCGTGCCCTACCACGACGTCGTCCATGAGGCGGTTTCGCTCCCCGCACGTCCGGAATCGAACGGCTATTGCCGCCCCGACCGGCTGCTGCAGAACTACGTCCCGGACCACGCGGCGACCTTGAAGGAGCCAAAATCATGA
- a CDS encoding Acg family FMN-binding oxidoreductase yields the protein MDQNLPDAYTVRAAVALAVRAPSVHNSQPWDWRFSGRTIELRADTGRRLRRADPEGRDLLISCGCVLHHFTIAAAALGWATHIDRMPAPDVLARMELTPEEPHEEDIALATAIPRRRSDRRLYATRPLTAWEENRLVRSATDHAAMLRFVDDAPRRAALTAAAVEARGLHRADPDYGIELASWSGRRYAADGVPARNAVLTTAAPLVRDFSDALLTDTDAQDGAALTVLSTADDTPLNRLRAGEAASAVVLTATRLNLASCLVTEPLELTCTRGLVRDCVVAEGAEPQLVVRIGHLPEGTPPLPATPRRPIAEVLRPLGHYGIGLPIPVQQRES from the coding sequence ATGGACCAGAACCTGCCCGACGCGTACACGGTGAGGGCGGCCGTCGCACTGGCTGTACGCGCCCCTTCGGTGCACAACAGCCAGCCCTGGGACTGGCGGTTCAGCGGCCGCACGATCGAACTGCGCGCGGACACGGGCCGCAGGCTGCGGCGGGCCGATCCCGAGGGCCGCGATCTGCTCATCAGCTGCGGGTGCGTACTCCATCACTTCACGATCGCGGCCGCCGCGCTCGGCTGGGCCACCCATATCGACCGGATGCCCGCTCCTGACGTGCTGGCCCGGATGGAACTCACCCCTGAGGAACCGCACGAAGAGGACATCGCGCTGGCCACGGCGATACCCCGACGCCGGTCGGATCGCCGCCTGTATGCCACCAGGCCGTTGACAGCCTGGGAGGAGAACCGCCTCGTACGAAGCGCGACAGACCACGCCGCGATGCTGCGATTCGTGGACGACGCTCCACGGCGTGCGGCGTTGACGGCCGCCGCGGTGGAAGCTCGGGGCCTGCACCGGGCAGACCCGGACTATGGAATCGAGCTCGCGTCCTGGAGCGGACGGCGGTACGCCGCAGACGGCGTACCCGCACGAAACGCGGTCCTGACCACCGCGGCACCGCTGGTACGAGACTTCTCCGACGCCCTGCTCACCGACACCGACGCCCAGGATGGCGCCGCGCTGACCGTACTTTCGACCGCAGATGACACTCCACTCAACAGGCTACGAGCAGGCGAAGCCGCCAGCGCCGTAGTGCTGACGGCGACCCGGCTGAACCTCGCGTCCTGCCTGGTCACGGAACCACTTGAGCTGACCTGCACCCGCGGCCTGGTCCGCGATTGCGTCGTCGCCGAGGGAGCCGAACCGCAGCTCGTCGTGCGAATCGGCCACCTACCCGAAGGCACTCCCCCGCTCCCTGCCACCCCACGACGCCCGATCGCGGAAGTCCTGCGGCCACTGGGCCACTACGGGATCGGCCTGCCGATACCGGTACAGCAGCGCGAAAGCTGA
- a CDS encoding spore germination protein GerW family protein, with amino-acid sequence MNVDELLTKAKDGLETKMVYGEPYHADGVTVIVAATVGTGGGGGDSRDEKGRSGEGAGFGLSAKPVGAYVIKDGKLRWEPAIDVNRLMTTFGMIAVAALFAATRFAKLKRDTEPELS; translated from the coding sequence ATGAACGTCGACGAACTGCTGACGAAAGCCAAAGACGGCCTCGAAACCAAGATGGTCTACGGCGAGCCGTACCACGCCGACGGGGTCACGGTGATCGTGGCCGCCACGGTCGGCACCGGTGGCGGTGGCGGCGACAGCCGCGACGAGAAGGGCCGCTCAGGCGAAGGTGCCGGGTTCGGCCTGTCGGCCAAGCCTGTCGGGGCGTACGTCATCAAGGACGGCAAGCTGCGCTGGGAACCTGCCATCGACGTGAACCGCCTCATGACCACGTTCGGCATGATCGCGGTGGCGGCACTGTTCGCGGCCACACGTTTCGCGAAACTCAAGCGGGACACCGAGCCGGAGCTTTCCTGA